In one Myxocyprinus asiaticus isolate MX2 ecotype Aquarium Trade chromosome 1, UBuf_Myxa_2, whole genome shotgun sequence genomic region, the following are encoded:
- the LOC127438085 gene encoding DNA damage-inducible transcript 4-like protein isoform X2 codes for MVATSTLSRNSECLPEFANGGYDQACIDYEMNFWERCLAEPYLGAEVCEEQTCQQLARLLEGCLARAKASKLQCAHVLVPETLTRRVARDVLRLAAGEPCGLRGCVLDVRLELEEQQCRCERLERLACDASVVPTFELTLVFKQDGGGWPSLRDFLRMGTCFPPGTRRALKLRPGFRLIKKKLYSSAAGTVVEEC; via the exons ATGGTTGCAACAAGCACACTAAGCAGAAATTCGGAGTGCCTCCCTGAATTTGCCAATGGAGGATATGACCAGGCTTGCATAGATTATG AAATGAACTTTTGGGAGAGGTGTTTGGCTGAGCCTTACCTGGGTGCAGAagtgtgtgaagaacagacatgTCAGCAGCTCGCCCGGCTGCTGGAGGGCTGTCTGGCGAGGGCCAAAGCCAGCAAACTTCAGTGTGCCCATGTGCTGGTTCCAGAGACTCTGACCCGGCGGGTGGCACGGGATGTGCTCCGTCTGGCTGCGGGAGAGCCGTGTGGGTTGCGGGGCTGCGTGCTAGACGTCCGCCTTGAGCTAGAGGAGCAGCAGTGCCGCTGTGAGAGACTCGAGCGTCTCGCTTGCGATGCAAGTGTGGTGCCAACTTTTGAATTGACATTGGTCTTTAAACAGGATGGTGGTGGTTGGCCAAGCCTCCGTGACTTTTTGCGCATGGGTACATGTTTCCCACCTGGCACCCGCCGTGCACTTAAACTCCGCCCTGGATTTCGGCTCATTAAGAAAAAGCTGTACTCCTCAGCTGCTGGGACGGTGGTTGAGGAGTGCTGA
- the LOC127438085 gene encoding DNA damage-inducible transcript 4-like protein isoform X1, which yields MVATSTLSRNSECLPEFANGGYDQACIDYGKGPRIPCDSPAWKLMNISIFNEMNFWERCLAEPYLGAEVCEEQTCQQLARLLEGCLARAKASKLQCAHVLVPETLTRRVARDVLRLAAGEPCGLRGCVLDVRLELEEQQCRCERLERLACDASVVPTFELTLVFKQDGGGWPSLRDFLRMGTCFPPGTRRALKLRPGFRLIKKKLYSSAAGTVVEEC from the exons ATGGTTGCAACAAGCACACTAAGCAGAAATTCGGAGTGCCTCCCTGAATTTGCCAATGGAGGATATGACCAGGCTTGCATAGATTATG gaAAAGGGCCCAGAATACCATGTGACAGCCCTGCATGGAAACTCATGAACATTTCAATATTCAATG AAATGAACTTTTGGGAGAGGTGTTTGGCTGAGCCTTACCTGGGTGCAGAagtgtgtgaagaacagacatgTCAGCAGCTCGCCCGGCTGCTGGAGGGCTGTCTGGCGAGGGCCAAAGCCAGCAAACTTCAGTGTGCCCATGTGCTGGTTCCAGAGACTCTGACCCGGCGGGTGGCACGGGATGTGCTCCGTCTGGCTGCGGGAGAGCCGTGTGGGTTGCGGGGCTGCGTGCTAGACGTCCGCCTTGAGCTAGAGGAGCAGCAGTGCCGCTGTGAGAGACTCGAGCGTCTCGCTTGCGATGCAAGTGTGGTGCCAACTTTTGAATTGACATTGGTCTTTAAACAGGATGGTGGTGGTTGGCCAAGCCTCCGTGACTTTTTGCGCATGGGTACATGTTTCCCACCTGGCACCCGCCGTGCACTTAAACTCCGCCCTGGATTTCGGCTCATTAAGAAAAAGCTGTACTCCTCAGCTGCTGGGACGGTGGTTGAGGAGTGCTGA
- the LOC127438085 gene encoding DNA damage-inducible transcript 4-like protein isoform X3, which translates to MNFWERCLAEPYLGAEVCEEQTCQQLARLLEGCLARAKASKLQCAHVLVPETLTRRVARDVLRLAAGEPCGLRGCVLDVRLELEEQQCRCERLERLACDASVVPTFELTLVFKQDGGGWPSLRDFLRMGTCFPPGTRRALKLRPGFRLIKKKLYSSAAGTVVEEC; encoded by the coding sequence ATGAACTTTTGGGAGAGGTGTTTGGCTGAGCCTTACCTGGGTGCAGAagtgtgtgaagaacagacatgTCAGCAGCTCGCCCGGCTGCTGGAGGGCTGTCTGGCGAGGGCCAAAGCCAGCAAACTTCAGTGTGCCCATGTGCTGGTTCCAGAGACTCTGACCCGGCGGGTGGCACGGGATGTGCTCCGTCTGGCTGCGGGAGAGCCGTGTGGGTTGCGGGGCTGCGTGCTAGACGTCCGCCTTGAGCTAGAGGAGCAGCAGTGCCGCTGTGAGAGACTCGAGCGTCTCGCTTGCGATGCAAGTGTGGTGCCAACTTTTGAATTGACATTGGTCTTTAAACAGGATGGTGGTGGTTGGCCAAGCCTCCGTGACTTTTTGCGCATGGGTACATGTTTCCCACCTGGCACCCGCCGTGCACTTAAACTCCGCCCTGGATTTCGGCTCATTAAGAAAAAGCTGTACTCCTCAGCTGCTGGGACGGTGGTTGAGGAGTGCTGA